A genomic stretch from Anaerolinea thermophila UNI-1 includes:
- a CDS encoding YggS family pyridoxal phosphate-dependent enzyme yields METLVRHIRERYLRVEEQVAQSAFEVGRDPKAIRILVVTKTQPLEVVKASIEAGITLFGENYPEEALPKILALQSQPGIEWHMIGHLQSRKARIVVEHFSVMETIDRVEIAEKLNRFAQGANRVLPAMLELNVSGEESKFGLPAWDDQTFTSMLGAIEKVVSLPNLSIKGLMTMPPLFEKMEESRPYFVKLRKIQDSLRKIFPQVCWDELSMGTSADFPVAVQEGATIIRIGTAILGPRRQKTV; encoded by the coding sequence ATGGAAACCCTGGTACGGCATATTCGTGAAAGATATCTTCGTGTAGAAGAGCAGGTGGCTCAATCGGCGTTTGAGGTTGGGCGTGATCCCAAAGCCATTCGTATCCTTGTGGTGACGAAAACTCAGCCTCTGGAGGTGGTAAAAGCGTCCATTGAGGCGGGGATAACTTTGTTCGGAGAGAATTATCCGGAAGAAGCCCTGCCAAAAATCCTCGCTTTGCAGAGTCAACCCGGTATAGAGTGGCATATGATCGGACATCTGCAAAGTCGTAAGGCGCGCATCGTCGTGGAGCATTTTTCGGTCATGGAGACCATTGATCGCGTCGAAATTGCTGAAAAACTCAATCGTTTTGCTCAGGGAGCCAACAGGGTTTTACCGGCGATGCTTGAATTGAATGTTAGCGGGGAAGAGAGTAAGTTTGGGCTTCCGGCTTGGGATGATCAAACTTTTACCTCTATGCTCGGAGCGATTGAGAAAGTCGTTTCTTTACCAAATTTATCCATCAAAGGATTAATGACCATGCCACCGCTTTTCGAAAAAATGGAGGAAAGCCGCCCATATTTTGTGAAATTACGAAAGATTCAGGATTCTCTGAGAAAAATCTTCCCACAAGTGTGTTGGGATGAACTTTCAATGGGTACCAGTGCAGATTTCCCTGTGGCAGTGCAGGAAGGCGCCACGATTATCAGAATCGGAACGGCAATTTTAGGCCCTCGAAGACAAAAAACAGTATAA
- a CDS encoding DUF2085 domain-containing protein: MISLTFYYVPDSPECQAVDALLEKLKSELDFQITRIDISQKDPALLHSIGGRVPVIQVGPYRLTDPINEVQIRVAVGAARDRQVQMHKIGQQEWEDKVQRGRTVTQADYFSLWLSKNYIHVFNLLIFLYVGLPFLAPVLMKNGYERPASLIYRFYSFTCHQLPFRSWFLFGQQAYYPRELSGISGVITYEQAIGIENLFEARNFNGNPVVGYKVALCQRDVAIYLAMLGFGVVFALRGRRIKGIPWYLWVILGLFPIGIDGTSQLFGLVPNMPAWLPLRESTPFLRTVTGALFGLMTVWYLYPLIEQTMEDTYNLITRKIERASQNPAPESGEPR; this comes from the coding sequence GTGATTTCACTTACCTTCTACTACGTTCCCGACTCCCCGGAATGTCAGGCAGTGGATGCCTTGCTGGAAAAACTGAAGTCTGAACTGGACTTTCAGATTACCAGAATTGATATCAGTCAAAAAGATCCCGCTTTACTTCATTCGATTGGAGGGCGGGTTCCGGTCATTCAGGTTGGGCCCTACCGTCTTACCGATCCTATTAATGAGGTGCAAATTCGGGTTGCTGTTGGAGCCGCTCGGGATCGGCAAGTCCAGATGCATAAGATAGGTCAGCAAGAGTGGGAAGATAAAGTGCAACGTGGCAGAACAGTCACACAAGCGGATTATTTTTCCCTCTGGCTTAGCAAGAATTACATTCATGTTTTCAATCTTCTTATCTTTCTCTATGTGGGCTTGCCTTTCCTTGCCCCTGTCTTAATGAAAAATGGGTATGAACGTCCTGCTTCCTTGATCTACCGTTTTTATTCCTTTACCTGTCATCAGTTACCATTTCGTTCATGGTTTTTGTTTGGTCAACAGGCGTATTACCCTCGAGAATTGTCCGGTATCTCGGGGGTTATAACTTATGAGCAAGCCATTGGTATCGAGAATTTGTTTGAGGCTCGTAATTTTAACGGAAACCCGGTGGTGGGCTACAAGGTAGCCCTTTGTCAGAGAGATGTTGCCATTTATCTTGCCATGCTGGGATTTGGTGTGGTGTTTGCCTTGAGGGGAAGACGGATTAAGGGAATCCCCTGGTATTTATGGGTCATCCTGGGGCTTTTTCCTATCGGTATAGATGGTACTTCACAGTTGTTTGGTCTGGTGCCCAATATGCCGGCATGGTTACCTTTGAGAGAAAGTACCCCGTTTCTTAGAACCGTGACTGGGGCATTGTTCGGGTTAATGACTGTCTGGTATTTGTATCCGTTGATTGAGCAAACCATGGAAGATACCTACAACCTGATTACTCGAAAAATTGAAAGGGCATCTCAGAATCCTGCCCCGGAATCTGGAGAGCCGAGATGA
- a CDS encoding DUF167 domain-containing protein, whose product MSREKREFRLHDGKTGAAITVRVTPRASKNEIYEILDDGTVKIRLTAPPVEGKANEALIDFLSEVLDVPRTSLEIVAGETGRDKIVTVLNLDASTVQARILQHLS is encoded by the coding sequence ATGAGCCGGGAAAAACGCGAGTTTCGTTTGCATGATGGAAAGACAGGTGCCGCGATTACTGTACGGGTAACCCCTCGTGCGAGTAAAAATGAAATCTACGAGATCCTGGATGATGGAACGGTAAAAATTCGTCTCACTGCGCCCCCAGTAGAGGGAAAAGCCAATGAGGCGTTGATTGATTTCCTTTCCGAAGTGCTGGATGTCCCCAGGACTTCTCTGGAGATTGTAGCGGGAGAAACTGGACGGGATAAGATTGTGACCGTCTTAAATCTGGATGCTTCTACAGTTCAGGCAAGAATCCTTCAGCATTTGAGTTAA
- a CDS encoding YfhO family protein: MNKVKTIFSALINSLIFRLLLIALGPLILIGRFLIHGKVLFWGTPSLQFIPWWVEGLRQIREGAVPLWNAFNGMGAPLLANYQTAFFYPPNLVLYLFYSLWSVEGLAWGFTFLAMLHLIWAGWGMLYFLKQLGASPFAQVIGGLAYALGGYLVGRLEFYSMIWTASWLPWIIGYGERLLSSNEFKKQTGIFLFLRWAPVFAFLFSCQWLAGHAQLSWYTLVFVIIWIASRSFSMHQWRGLLRAGILLGFVGILAGLISAIQLFPTAEYLLHSQRSSEYGYDDAVVYSYWPWRFLTLFAPDLFGNPGMGNYWGYASYWEDAAYIGLIPVGLAFSTLRGVLSRRYIHPWLTRKQVSGLWLGVVIFFILALGKNTPVFPFLYHYVPTFNLFQAPSRWMLLVVFLLIILASAGIDSWKHPFGKGLYWLRLGTAGAFAITLGAAVASLVFQNIRLTFIFSTAIMGFWALLGGVFTLVIPWFEKKGGESVWQILVILAVGADLLLAGWNLNPVVSVDFYSEMTSSETVLKAKTSAGRVFLSDAEEYFLKFKRFFRFQDYRAIEPWIHLKSTLLPNTNLYSRIPSAVNFDPFVPKYYSEWMKALNQRDEDQATVLLPWMGVAVWEKLDGASPLGVRFDEIALPVQVAWFSCAQSAPDSAQWVMQMLVEKREVKGPLLLASDSGASCLLEDVVLIHAQLNASEIEVVSPGAGWVYFSQVFYPGWQAWVDGQVQPIYRANYAFMAVYSPREGARIELKYNPASFRFGKLLSILGIILWGIWVGGWVCYNQRQKG; encoded by the coding sequence ATGAACAAAGTTAAGACGATCTTTTCTGCTTTGATCAATTCTCTGATATTTCGTCTTCTACTGATTGCCTTGGGTCCATTGATTCTGATTGGACGTTTCCTGATTCACGGAAAAGTGCTTTTTTGGGGAACGCCCTCCCTCCAATTTATTCCATGGTGGGTCGAAGGACTGAGACAGATTCGGGAAGGTGCTGTTCCTTTATGGAATGCCTTTAATGGGATGGGTGCTCCTTTACTTGCAAATTATCAAACGGCTTTCTTTTATCCCCCAAATTTGGTTCTGTATCTCTTTTACTCGCTTTGGAGCGTTGAAGGTTTGGCATGGGGATTTACTTTCCTGGCAATGCTGCATCTGATTTGGGCGGGGTGGGGAATGCTTTATTTTCTCAAACAGCTGGGGGCCAGTCCATTTGCTCAGGTAATTGGTGGGCTGGCTTATGCTTTGGGGGGATATCTGGTAGGACGATTGGAGTTTTACAGCATGATTTGGACCGCCTCATGGCTGCCATGGATTATTGGATATGGCGAACGGCTTCTGTCTTCGAATGAGTTTAAGAAGCAAACGGGGATTTTTCTCTTTCTTCGTTGGGCACCTGTGTTTGCATTCCTTTTTTCCTGCCAGTGGTTGGCGGGGCATGCTCAATTATCCTGGTACACACTGGTCTTTGTCATCATCTGGATAGCGTCTCGTTCTTTCTCGATGCATCAATGGCGTGGATTGCTCCGGGCAGGAATTTTATTGGGTTTTGTGGGAATTCTGGCAGGGCTTATCAGTGCCATTCAACTGTTTCCGACTGCAGAATATTTATTGCATTCTCAGCGGTCGAGTGAGTATGGATATGACGATGCTGTCGTGTATTCGTACTGGCCCTGGCGATTCTTAACCCTGTTTGCCCCTGACTTGTTTGGAAATCCCGGTATGGGCAATTACTGGGGGTATGCCAGTTATTGGGAAGACGCGGCTTATATCGGGTTGATCCCTGTTGGACTGGCTTTTTCCACATTGAGGGGAGTATTGAGCCGGCGCTATATCCATCCCTGGTTGACCCGAAAGCAAGTCTCAGGACTCTGGCTTGGAGTAGTCATCTTTTTCATTCTTGCATTAGGGAAAAATACCCCTGTCTTTCCCTTCCTGTATCACTACGTTCCCACCTTTAACCTCTTTCAGGCCCCGTCAAGATGGATGTTGCTGGTAGTGTTTTTACTCATTATTCTGGCATCTGCTGGTATTGATTCATGGAAACACCCATTTGGGAAAGGATTGTACTGGTTGCGTCTTGGTACAGCAGGGGCTTTTGCCATTACCTTGGGTGCGGCGGTGGCTTCGCTGGTCTTCCAAAATATTCGTTTGACATTTATTTTCAGCACTGCAATTATGGGATTTTGGGCACTTCTGGGAGGTGTTTTCACGCTTGTCATCCCATGGTTTGAGAAAAAAGGTGGAGAATCAGTCTGGCAAATCCTGGTAATTCTTGCAGTAGGTGCAGACTTACTTCTGGCAGGTTGGAACTTGAATCCTGTTGTTTCGGTGGATTTTTATTCTGAAATGACTTCTTCAGAAACAGTCTTGAAAGCAAAAACCTCTGCTGGACGTGTTTTTCTCTCCGATGCAGAAGAGTATTTTCTGAAGTTCAAGCGTTTCTTTCGCTTTCAGGATTATCGGGCTATAGAACCCTGGATTCATCTCAAAAGTACCCTTTTACCAAACACCAATTTATATAGCCGGATTCCCTCAGCCGTGAACTTTGATCCATTTGTCCCTAAATATTATTCGGAATGGATGAAAGCCCTGAATCAGCGTGATGAGGATCAGGCTACCGTTTTATTGCCCTGGATGGGCGTTGCTGTTTGGGAGAAACTGGATGGCGCTTCGCCTCTCGGAGTGCGTTTTGACGAAATTGCTTTGCCTGTTCAGGTTGCCTGGTTCTCCTGTGCTCAGAGCGCCCCTGATAGCGCACAATGGGTGATGCAAATGCTGGTAGAGAAAAGGGAGGTCAAGGGTCCCTTGCTTCTCGCATCTGATTCAGGGGCTTCTTGCCTTCTTGAGGATGTTGTCTTGATCCATGCACAGTTGAACGCTTCAGAAATTGAGGTGGTCTCTCCAGGTGCAGGATGGGTTTATTTTTCTCAGGTTTTTTATCCGGGATGGCAGGCTTGGGTAGATGGTCAGGTCCAACCGATTTATCGGGCTAATTATGCCTTCATGGCAGTTTATTCTCCTCGGGAAGGTGCAAGGATAGAGTTAAAGTATAACCCTGCCTCATTCCGATTTGGGAAATTGTTGAGTATACTGGGAATAATTCTCTGGGGCATTTGGGTTGGTGGCTGGGTTTGTTACAATCAGCGCCAAAAAGGATAA
- a CDS encoding NACHT domain-containing protein, producing MVSFPRIDLTSFVLGFIAASLFWWLIARLRPLIPPLINRIKKFFQDLRERNLEVANQFLQKDTLQRAQRMHLAAALFPLDEILIPPTVLAPPLSALEKHPAAPDSIASQFIPYTPDWPELSANYPVETLTLEEATCGHPLIAVVGVPGSGKSVALAHLASQIVRNEVRGNTLKGISPFYFHIREIEIFEEVSDPLQPVLQFFQNRLPVILRPRFHQFLTDRFNTGRALLLIDGVDELSPEELRLFHQYLNLLRSKYPTLRIILAASPLYLNGLIESGFQVLALSSWGFRQREEFLERWCQAWERWIVPEIQKRGEIQPVPVFLLKNWLRGERGTFTPLEWTLRTWLAFTGEIQSTQIVQILRSFLNRFVQGNITYQILEVIASEFLIRKASALPYQDLEKTIAQITGPRPDELGEIVSETQLKKQKKKRDIILSPSEQVLETLLAEGLLREYPGEQLGFVNPLFAGYLAGGRFTPMDLPQLWAQSQWEFAYQTVRYLTIRHANSIDALTLLSEDDSMLKSNFFRLTRWLPDIPTTVSWRSSLFKQMVQYLQDENLPEGFRARVVAAFVHSGDPSVNRLFKSLFSSPSTVLKRLSLLGAGAWGDASLVPDILPLLADPSEEVRLTACLALSAIPSESAQSAIAETLMHGDEMMRQATAEALAHHPKEGRAVIEQALKVPDLLTRRAAVLALLQFRDDWAKQLAEQVAVEDGQWVVRNVASQVAEVLAQKNPRIPNVLPAPWESPWLIGFAAKKGLGVTPNLPPIDLLVEALRSSSTEDQKAALEYARNYPEAVIQQEVVRLTQSADRAVQDTAFLVLWYWKLWGVSAGN from the coding sequence ATGGTCTCTTTTCCAAGAATTGACCTGACTTCGTTTGTTCTGGGGTTTATTGCCGCCAGTTTATTCTGGTGGCTCATTGCACGACTTCGACCGTTAATCCCCCCACTGATCAATCGTATCAAAAAGTTCTTCCAGGATCTTCGCGAAAGGAATCTGGAAGTTGCCAATCAATTCCTTCAGAAAGATACCTTACAACGAGCTCAACGGATGCACCTTGCGGCGGCGTTGTTTCCTCTGGATGAAATTCTCATTCCCCCTACAGTACTGGCGCCTCCTCTATCCGCTCTGGAAAAACATCCCGCGGCGCCAGACTCAATCGCCAGCCAATTCATTCCTTACACCCCCGACTGGCCAGAATTAAGCGCGAATTACCCGGTAGAAACTCTAACTCTGGAAGAGGCAACCTGCGGACATCCTCTCATTGCAGTTGTGGGTGTACCCGGAAGTGGAAAGAGTGTGGCACTCGCTCATCTTGCCAGCCAAATCGTACGGAATGAGGTTAGAGGAAACACCTTAAAAGGAATATCACCTTTCTATTTCCACATTCGGGAAATTGAAATTTTTGAGGAAGTTTCGGATCCCTTACAGCCTGTTCTGCAGTTCTTCCAAAACAGGCTACCGGTCATTCTGCGTCCTCGTTTTCATCAATTCCTCACTGACCGCTTCAATACGGGACGAGCCCTTTTACTGATAGATGGAGTAGATGAACTCTCGCCCGAAGAATTACGCCTTTTCCATCAATACCTTAACCTGCTCCGATCAAAATATCCCACATTGCGAATCATCCTTGCGGCATCACCGTTATACCTCAATGGCTTAATCGAGAGTGGTTTTCAGGTGCTTGCACTTTCATCGTGGGGCTTCCGCCAACGAGAGGAATTCCTGGAACGATGGTGTCAGGCTTGGGAACGGTGGATTGTCCCTGAAATTCAAAAGCGGGGCGAAATCCAACCTGTTCCTGTCTTCTTACTTAAGAACTGGCTGAGGGGAGAAAGAGGAACTTTCACCCCTCTGGAATGGACTTTACGAACCTGGCTGGCTTTTACGGGCGAGATTCAGTCCACACAAATTGTGCAAATCCTGCGTAGTTTCCTGAACCGTTTTGTGCAGGGAAATATCACCTATCAGATTCTTGAAGTCATTGCCAGTGAATTCCTCATCCGAAAAGCCAGCGCTTTACCCTATCAAGACCTGGAAAAAACCATTGCTCAGATTACCGGTCCACGTCCAGATGAATTGGGTGAAATCGTCTCAGAAACACAACTGAAAAAGCAAAAAAAGAAACGGGATATCATTCTTTCTCCATCAGAACAAGTTCTGGAGACTTTGCTGGCAGAAGGACTTCTGCGAGAATATCCGGGAGAGCAACTTGGTTTCGTCAATCCTCTCTTCGCGGGTTACCTCGCAGGTGGAAGATTCACCCCAATGGATTTGCCACAATTATGGGCGCAAAGTCAATGGGAGTTTGCTTATCAGACCGTACGCTATTTGACCATCCGACACGCCAATTCTATCGATGCGCTAACCCTGCTGTCCGAAGATGATTCCATGCTCAAGAGCAACTTCTTCCGGCTGACGCGTTGGCTTCCCGATATCCCCACCACAGTCTCATGGCGTTCCAGCCTTTTCAAACAAATGGTTCAATACCTGCAAGACGAAAACCTTCCTGAAGGCTTCCGAGCCAGAGTAGTGGCTGCCTTTGTTCACTCTGGAGATCCTTCGGTCAATCGGCTGTTTAAATCTCTGTTCTCATCCCCTTCCACTGTATTGAAACGTCTGAGCCTGCTGGGGGCGGGAGCATGGGGCGATGCCAGTTTGGTTCCTGACATTCTTCCTCTTCTGGCAGACCCTTCTGAAGAAGTCAGATTGACGGCTTGCTTAGCTTTAAGTGCCATTCCTTCTGAAAGCGCACAGAGCGCGATTGCGGAAACCCTGATGCACGGCGATGAGATGATGCGCCAGGCAACAGCGGAAGCCCTTGCTCACCATCCAAAAGAAGGCAGAGCCGTCATAGAGCAAGCCCTCAAAGTGCCCGACTTACTGACCCGCAGAGCCGCAGTCCTTGCACTTCTACAGTTCAGAGATGATTGGGCAAAACAACTTGCAGAGCAGGTTGCCGTGGAAGATGGGCAATGGGTAGTTCGCAACGTGGCTTCTCAGGTAGCCGAAGTGCTTGCTCAAAAGAATCCAAGAATCCCTAACGTCCTTCCTGCGCCCTGGGAATCTCCCTGGCTGATTGGTTTTGCGGCGAAGAAAGGACTGGGCGTTACACCGAACCTGCCGCCCATTGATTTACTTGTGGAAGCCCTCCGCTCCAGTTCAACCGAGGATCAAAAAGCCGCACTGGAATATGCACGAAACTACCCCGAAGCGGTTATTCAGCAGGAAGTTGTTCGCCTGACACAAAGTGCAGATCGTGCCGTTCAGGATACTGCGTTTCTGGTATTGTGGTACTGGAAATTATGGGGGGTGTCCGCCGGAAATTGA
- a CDS encoding zinc ribbon domain-containing protein: protein MNQSAHLFRLQQIDSQLDQVNARLKQIEKLLSEDTRILNARKKAEEIHRELEKSRLRLHNAEELVRQQNIKIEQTEATLYSGSVRNPKELQDLEKELASLKKHLGTLEDQQLEAMMTVEQNEVFANQAQAEYQKILGEVISEQAGLSGEREQLEKTKIRLETERQALCTSVKAENLQIYEQLRLQKKGVAVTQVEDNSCSACGATIRASEVQAARMQPHLIFCNSCGRILYSG from the coding sequence ATGAACCAGAGCGCTCATCTCTTTCGTCTCCAACAAATTGATTCTCAACTGGATCAGGTTAATGCCCGCCTAAAACAAATTGAAAAATTGCTTTCAGAAGACACACGCATTCTCAACGCCAGGAAGAAAGCGGAAGAAATTCACCGTGAACTGGAGAAATCACGACTTCGCCTGCACAATGCCGAAGAACTGGTACGGCAGCAGAATATAAAAATTGAGCAAACGGAAGCCACCCTCTACAGTGGCTCTGTGCGTAACCCCAAAGAACTGCAAGACCTGGAGAAAGAACTGGCTTCCCTAAAGAAACATTTGGGCACCTTAGAAGATCAACAACTGGAAGCCATGATGACCGTAGAACAAAATGAAGTTTTTGCCAATCAAGCCCAAGCCGAATATCAAAAAATTCTTGGTGAGGTGATTTCGGAGCAAGCAGGCCTTTCAGGGGAACGAGAACAGTTAGAGAAAACGAAAATCCGTTTGGAAACTGAACGACAAGCCCTGTGCACCTCCGTCAAGGCAGAAAATTTACAAATTTATGAACAACTCCGATTGCAGAAAAAAGGTGTTGCTGTAACTCAGGTAGAAGATAATTCTTGTTCAGCCTGCGGAGCCACCATTCGCGCGTCTGAAGTACAAGCCGCCCGAATGCAACCTCACCTCATCTTTTGCAATTCTTGTGGTCGAATCTTATATTCGGGGTGA
- a CDS encoding YggT family protein, whose protein sequence is MIPIFITLIRSVAQILSVLIIIDAVLSFFLSPFHPVRETLGKVLNPLYAPIRRVLPPMGGIDFSPLILIILIQVIERLLISLISSLG, encoded by the coding sequence ATGATTCCGATTTTCATTACATTGATCCGTAGCGTAGCACAAATTTTGAGCGTTTTGATCATTATTGATGCAGTGCTGTCTTTTTTCCTTTCGCCATTTCACCCGGTTCGAGAAACACTGGGTAAGGTTCTGAATCCCCTGTATGCACCTATCCGCCGGGTCTTGCCTCCAATGGGGGGAATTGATTTCAGTCCTTTGATTTTAATCATCCTGATTCAGGTTATTGAAAGACTTTTGATTTCTCTAATTTCTTCCTTGGGGTAG
- the pgeF gene encoding peptidoglycan editing factor PgeF, with amino-acid sequence MRYVSSGEVRFLKADLLDTEPIFHGFFTRHGGVSPSPWASLNMATSVGDSRENVLENRARALRALTPEPRGIFDVWQVHSNRVVYTRQPRSLGEPHQQADAIITDNPEVVLLMMFADCVPILLFDPGHHAVGIAHAGWKGTVAKVARESVLSMKQAFGTKPEDLLAVIGPSICPEHYAVGSEVTHAVREAFGNDSSEVLLQENGVISLDLWRANQIILTQAGVLADHIQTVEICTAEHTRDWYSHRAEMGKTGRFAAMIGLR; translated from the coding sequence ATGAGGTACGTCTCTTCGGGTGAGGTGCGATTCCTCAAAGCAGATCTTTTGGATACTGAGCCGATTTTTCATGGATTTTTTACGCGTCACGGTGGAGTAAGCCCCAGTCCATGGGCAAGTCTCAACATGGCAACCAGTGTTGGGGATTCGCGTGAAAACGTTCTGGAAAATCGGGCTCGCGCTTTACGCGCTCTTACTCCCGAACCTCGGGGGATTTTTGATGTATGGCAGGTTCACAGCAATCGTGTTGTCTATACTCGTCAACCGCGTTCTTTGGGAGAGCCTCACCAGCAGGCAGATGCGATTATCACAGACAACCCCGAAGTTGTGTTGTTGATGATGTTTGCGGACTGTGTCCCTATTCTTCTTTTTGATCCTGGTCATCATGCAGTAGGGATTGCGCACGCAGGCTGGAAAGGTACAGTTGCTAAAGTGGCGCGTGAAAGTGTCCTTTCCATGAAGCAGGCTTTTGGCACAAAACCTGAAGATTTACTGGCGGTGATTGGACCTTCTATTTGTCCAGAACATTATGCAGTGGGCAGTGAGGTGACTCATGCGGTAAGAGAAGCCTTTGGAAATGACTCCAGTGAAGTGCTTTTACAGGAAAACGGTGTTATTTCTCTTGACCTCTGGCGTGCCAATCAAATCATTTTGACTCAGGCCGGTGTTTTGGCGGATCATATTCAAACCGTGGAAATCTGTACCGCTGAACATACGCGGGATTGGTATTCTCATCGAGCCGAAATGGGAAAAACCGGACGTTTTGCCGCGATGATTGGATTGAGATAA